In one Zobellia galactanivorans genomic region, the following are encoded:
- a CDS encoding isopenicillin N synthase family dioxygenase, with product MSAIPSVDLRDFVSDSSERKEKFIKEIGAAFENIGFVALSGHFLSEDLVKNLYDEIKKFFDLPQEVKDKYEIEGIGGQRGYTSFGKEHAKGRKEGDLKEFWHFGQYVENDPKLEAEYPDNVEVAELPKFNEVGKETYKMLEKTAKYVLRALALHLGLEENYFDEFIKNGNSILRPIHYPPITSEPKNAVRAAAHGDINLITLLMGAQGRGLQVKNHKGEWVDAIARPDQLMINVGDMLSRLTNNKLKSTIHQVINPPKELWGSSRYSIPFFMHPISGMPLNCLENCIDESHPKQFEDITAGEFLHERLIELGLIKG from the coding sequence ATGAGTGCAATACCTAGCGTAGATTTAAGGGATTTTGTTTCGGATAGCAGCGAAAGAAAAGAGAAGTTCATAAAAGAAATAGGCGCCGCTTTCGAGAACATCGGCTTTGTGGCCCTTAGCGGTCATTTTCTATCGGAAGACCTGGTAAAGAACCTATATGACGAAATAAAGAAATTCTTCGACCTTCCGCAGGAGGTGAAGGACAAGTACGAAATAGAGGGCATCGGCGGGCAACGCGGATACACCTCCTTTGGCAAGGAACACGCCAAGGGACGCAAAGAAGGCGACCTTAAGGAGTTTTGGCACTTTGGCCAATACGTTGAAAACGACCCCAAGCTCGAAGCGGAATACCCCGACAATGTTGAGGTTGCCGAACTGCCCAAGTTCAATGAGGTAGGCAAGGAAACCTATAAGATGTTGGAAAAAACCGCTAAATACGTACTACGGGCCTTGGCCCTCCACCTCGGTCTGGAGGAAAACTACTTTGACGAATTTATCAAAAACGGGAATTCCATACTCCGCCCGATCCACTACCCTCCCATAACTTCCGAACCTAAAAATGCGGTACGTGCCGCCGCCCACGGCGACATCAACCTTATCACCTTATTAATGGGTGCCCAGGGAAGGGGACTCCAGGTGAAGAACCACAAGGGCGAGTGGGTAGATGCCATTGCACGGCCCGACCAGCTCATGATCAACGTAGGCGATATGCTATCGCGCCTCACGAACAACAAATTGAAGTCCACCATACACCAAGTGATCAACCCGCCAAAAGAACTTTGGGGCTCTTCACGCTATTCCATTCCTTTCTTTATGCACCCGATAAGCGGCATGCCCTTGAACTGTTTGGAAAACTGCATTGACGAATCGCACCCGAAACAATTTGAGGATATCACCGCCGGGGAGTTCCTGCACGAACGTTTGATCGAACTCGGACTTATAAAAGGTTAA
- a CDS encoding DUF3124 domain-containing protein has product MKKYLLTLSTLSLLFSCIEEKEISSIDPVNWSKRKVDISMKDSLEFGKTYLSIYSQIYSISEHKTHNLTAMASLRNTSDKDTVYLTKAEYFDTHGKAVRTYFDHPIYLAPMETTEIIIDEVDIEGGTGSNFLIEWKIPKGCPEPLFEGIMNSTMSQQGLSFTTQGRRIE; this is encoded by the coding sequence ATGAAAAAATATCTTTTGACCCTATCAACCCTAAGCCTGCTGTTCAGCTGTATCGAGGAAAAGGAAATAAGCTCGATAGACCCCGTTAACTGGTCTAAGCGAAAGGTCGACATCTCAATGAAGGATTCTTTGGAGTTCGGCAAAACCTACCTTTCCATCTATTCCCAGATCTATAGCATCTCGGAACATAAAACCCACAACCTGACCGCGATGGCCAGTTTGCGAAACACCAGCGACAAGGACACGGTCTACCTGACAAAGGCCGAGTATTTTGATACCCACGGAAAGGCCGTACGCACGTATTTCGACCACCCCATTTACCTTGCCCCTATGGAAACCACCGAAATCATCATTGACGAAGTCGATATCGAAGGCGGGACCGGCTCTAATTTCCTCATTGAATGGAAAATACCCAAGGGCTGCCCCGAACCCTTGTTCGAAGGTATAATGAATTCGACCATGTCACAACAAGGGCTATCGTTCACCACACAGGGAAGACGGATTGAATAA
- a CDS encoding endonuclease MutS2: MANIHAKTVQDLEFPTVLKQVSARCSTELGKERALEIGPIDDKASIVTILGQTAEYLSSFISENRIPPHGFDAINKELQLLRIENTTLEVGSFKKIATICTTVATQKKFLKKFKEYYPLLFEVSDKIELNTDIPKQIDLVIDRFGEVKDRASNKLFDIRRQMNQVKGKIGQSFASALNTYHGSDYLDDIRESVVENRRVLAVKAMYRRKVKGTVMGTSKTGSIVYIEPEATLKYSRELNNLEYDEKEEIQRILNELTDQIRPFGWLLAEYQDFLAHMDITAAKASYATDTNALLPEINNDKRLYLRDAFHPLLYLSNKLQHTETYPQTIELHPENRIIVISGPNAGGKSITLKTIGLLQVMLQSGLLIPVHERSSVCLFDTILTDIGDNQSIENHLSTYSYRLKNMKNFLRICDKETLFLIDEFGTGSDPELGGALAEAFLEVFYEREAYGVITTHYANLKALADELPHTTNANMVFNSKTLEPTFQLVLGEAGSSFTFEVAQKNGIPYSLINKAKKKIERGKVRFDATIAKLQKERSKMAKTGSRLQEEESKAREEAARLEKLNAKIKSKLENYQELYDHDQRMVQLGNKVDKAADRYFIDKKKRVLVSELLRIVETENSKRKKKTATQAKAERAKKAKVVQEVQKEVKVIREKKIVEKKKAIIKEKNKPRPVFTIGDRVRMQDGKSVGTIDSLEKNKAIVNYGIFTTNVSVDQLELVERTKK; the protein is encoded by the coding sequence ATGGCAAATATTCACGCTAAAACCGTACAAGACCTAGAATTTCCGACTGTTTTAAAGCAGGTTTCGGCCCGCTGCTCTACGGAATTGGGAAAAGAACGCGCATTGGAAATCGGCCCGATTGACGACAAGGCATCCATTGTAACCATTCTAGGGCAAACGGCGGAGTATCTATCCTCCTTTATCAGCGAAAACCGCATCCCGCCCCATGGTTTTGACGCCATAAACAAAGAGCTTCAACTCCTCCGTATCGAAAACACTACCCTCGAGGTGGGCAGCTTTAAAAAGATCGCCACCATTTGCACCACGGTAGCCACCCAGAAAAAATTCCTTAAAAAGTTCAAGGAGTACTACCCCTTGCTTTTTGAAGTTTCCGATAAAATTGAATTGAACACCGATATCCCCAAGCAAATCGACCTAGTGATCGACCGTTTCGGGGAAGTCAAGGACAGGGCATCGAACAAACTTTTCGATATCCGCCGCCAGATGAACCAGGTAAAGGGCAAGATCGGACAGAGCTTTGCCTCGGCCCTCAACACCTATCACGGCTCCGATTATCTCGACGACATCAGGGAATCGGTAGTCGAAAACCGAAGGGTCTTGGCCGTAAAGGCCATGTACCGTAGAAAGGTAAAAGGCACCGTAATGGGCACCTCCAAGACCGGAAGCATCGTATACATCGAACCCGAGGCCACCCTAAAGTACAGCCGCGAGCTCAACAACCTGGAATACGACGAAAAAGAGGAAATTCAACGCATCTTAAACGAATTGACAGACCAAATACGGCCCTTTGGCTGGTTATTGGCGGAGTACCAGGACTTTCTCGCCCACATGGACATCACGGCCGCCAAGGCTTCTTACGCCACGGATACCAACGCATTACTGCCCGAAATCAACAACGACAAAAGGCTGTATTTGCGGGATGCCTTCCACCCCTTGTTGTATTTGAGCAACAAATTACAGCATACGGAAACCTATCCACAGACCATTGAACTGCATCCCGAAAACCGGATTATCGTCATTAGCGGTCCCAATGCCGGGGGAAAAAGTATCACCTTAAAGACAATTGGATTGCTTCAAGTAATGCTTCAATCAGGACTCCTAATTCCCGTACACGAAAGGAGTTCCGTTTGTTTATTCGATACTATTTTGACGGATATTGGGGATAATCAATCCATAGAAAACCACCTCAGTACTTATAGCTACCGCCTAAAGAACATGAAAAACTTCCTGCGGATTTGCGACAAGGAAACCCTATTCCTTATCGATGAGTTCGGTACCGGAAGTGACCCTGAATTAGGCGGGGCCCTGGCCGAGGCCTTCTTGGAAGTTTTTTACGAAAGGGAAGCCTATGGGGTCATCACCACCCACTATGCCAACCTTAAAGCCCTGGCCGACGAACTGCCACATACCACCAATGCCAATATGGTATTCAACAGCAAAACCCTGGAGCCCACCTTTCAATTGGTCTTGGGGGAAGCAGGTAGCTCCTTTACTTTTGAGGTCGCACAGAAGAACGGCATCCCCTACAGCCTCATAAACAAGGCAAAGAAGAAGATAGAGCGCGGTAAGGTCCGTTTTGATGCCACCATAGCCAAGCTACAAAAAGAACGCAGCAAAATGGCTAAAACAGGCTCTAGACTGCAAGAGGAAGAATCAAAGGCCAGGGAAGAAGCCGCCCGACTCGAAAAGCTGAACGCCAAGATAAAGAGCAAGTTGGAGAATTACCAAGAGCTCTACGACCACGACCAGCGCATGGTACAACTGGGCAACAAGGTCGACAAGGCCGCCGACCGCTACTTTATCGACAAAAAGAAACGCGTGCTGGTTTCCGAACTGCTACGCATAGTAGAAACGGAAAACAGCAAGCGCAAGAAAAAGACCGCCACACAGGCCAAGGCCGAACGCGCCAAGAAGGCCAAAGTAGTACAGGAAGTACAAAAAGAGGTCAAGGTCATTCGCGAGAAAAAGATCGTCGAAAAGAAAAAGGCGATCATCAAGGAGAAGAACAAGCCGCGCCCCGTTTTTACAATAGGCGACCGGGTACGCATGCAAGACGGGAAATC
- a CDS encoding nucleoside phosphorylase translates to MQLRPSELVLNADKSIYHLNLRPEDIGHTIITVGDPDRVGAVSKFFDTVELKKGKREFHTHTGTLNGKRLSVVSTGIGTDNIDIVFNELDALVNIDFDTRSPKEEKTVLDIVRIGTSGSIRPDIPIDSFLMSEYAIGFDGLLHFYDSEHIQETDISKAFVTHADWSPNKSVPYVVKYDKNLGDQLISNRIRLGATVTNIGFYGPQSRVLRLQLSDPELQAKLDSFEHKGIHITNLEMETSGIYGLSKLLGHRAVSMNCILANRATGAFSTEPTKSVENLIQYTLEKLTTG, encoded by the coding sequence ATGCAATTAAGACCCTCTGAGCTTGTCTTAAATGCGGATAAAAGCATCTATCATTTAAATTTACGCCCCGAGGATATCGGACACACCATCATTACCGTAGGTGACCCCGATCGCGTAGGGGCGGTTTCCAAATTTTTTGATACCGTAGAACTAAAAAAAGGCAAACGGGAATTCCACACCCATACCGGAACCCTGAACGGCAAACGCCTTTCGGTAGTCTCCACAGGTATAGGCACCGATAACATCGACATCGTCTTCAACGAACTCGATGCCCTTGTCAATATCGATTTCGACACCCGAAGTCCAAAAGAAGAAAAAACGGTATTGGATATCGTAAGAATCGGCACATCGGGATCTATCCGACCCGACATTCCCATAGATTCCTTTTTAATGAGCGAATACGCCATAGGTTTTGATGGCCTATTGCACTTTTACGATAGCGAACACATACAGGAAACCGATATATCAAAAGCCTTCGTCACACATGCCGATTGGTCGCCGAACAAATCGGTGCCCTATGTGGTAAAATACGATAAAAACCTTGGCGACCAGCTTATATCAAATCGTATACGATTAGGCGCTACCGTAACGAATATAGGCTTTTACGGACCACAAAGTCGTGTTTTAAGACTCCAACTGAGCGATCCGGAACTTCAGGCCAAACTCGACTCTTTCGAACACAAGGGCATACATATTACCAACCTTGAAATGGAGACTTCGGGCATTTACGGACTTTCCAAATTACTCGGACACCGTGCCGTTTCCATGAATTGCATTCTGGCCAATCGGGCAACCGGCGCGTTTAGCACGGAGCCTACCAAGTCCGTTGAAAACCTAATCCAGTACACCTTGGAAAAATTGACCACCGGTTAA
- a CDS encoding translation initiation factor translates to MDLQDQLKNLFPDHEPETPEPTAAEKSDIWLQDDPIICKYEKRKGKPITILEGYNGAESDFKKLAKELKTKLSVGGSFKNGQIIIQGDYRDRIMTLLKEKGFSVKRVGG, encoded by the coding sequence ATGGATTTACAGGACCAACTCAAGAACTTATTTCCGGACCACGAGCCCGAAACCCCGGAACCGACGGCTGCGGAAAAAAGCGACATCTGGCTTCAAGACGACCCGATCATCTGCAAATACGAAAAGCGAAAAGGGAAACCTATCACGATTCTAGAAGGCTATAACGGCGCCGAAAGCGATTTTAAGAAATTGGCAAAAGAGCTTAAGACCAAACTCAGCGTTGGGGGCTCTTTTAAAAACGGACAAATCATAATTCAGGGCGATTATAGGGACCGTATTATGACTTTGTTGAAAGAAAAAGGTTTTTCGGTCAAACGCGTTGGCGGATAA
- a CDS encoding uracil-DNA glycosylase, producing MTVQIHKSWLGPLSEEFEQAYFKELTAFVKEEYTRHACYPKGKDIFAAFDHSPFDATKVVIIGQDPYHGPGQANGLCFSVKDGVPHPPSLINIFKEIETDLGKPYPQSGNLERWADQGVLLLNATLTVRAHEAGSHQKKGWERFTDAVIRTLSKEKEDLVFLLWGGFAKKKAGLIDKNKHHILTSGHPSPLSANRGYWFGNRHFSQTNEILEKKGLKPINW from the coding sequence ATGACAGTACAAATACATAAAAGCTGGTTAGGACCGCTTTCCGAAGAATTTGAGCAAGCTTATTTTAAAGAGTTGACGGCCTTCGTTAAGGAAGAATATACGCGACATGCCTGTTATCCCAAGGGAAAGGACATCTTTGCCGCCTTTGATCATAGTCCTTTTGATGCGACCAAGGTGGTCATTATCGGTCAAGACCCCTACCATGGCCCCGGCCAGGCGAACGGCCTTTGTTTTTCGGTAAAGGACGGGGTGCCCCATCCGCCATCCTTGATCAATATTTTTAAGGAAATCGAAACCGATTTAGGGAAACCCTATCCCCAAAGTGGAAACCTTGAACGTTGGGCCGATCAAGGGGTGCTTCTTTTGAATGCGACGCTTACCGTACGGGCCCATGAGGCGGGAAGCCATCAGAAAAAAGGATGGGAAAGGTTTACCGATGCGGTCATCAGAACGCTATCCAAAGAAAAAGAAGACCTTGTTTTTCTACTTTGGGGAGGGTTCGCAAAGAAAAAAGCGGGATTGATCGATAAGAACAAACACCATATCTTGACTTCGGGACATCCATCGCCCTTAAGTGCCAATCGTGGCTATTGGTTCGGAAACCGACATTTTAGCCAGACCAATGAAATTCTTGAAAAGAAAGGGCTAAAGCCTATTAATTGGTAG
- a CDS encoding alpha-ketoacid dehydrogenase subunit alpha/beta, producing MHYAKHQLTEETLFKLYKDLLRPRMIEEKMLVLLRQGKISKWFSGIGQEAISVGVVNALNRDEYVLPMHRNLGVFTTRDIPLHRLFAQWQGKMSGFTKGRDRSFHFGTQAYKIIGMISHLGPQLGVADGIALAAKLQQKKTVTAVFTGEGGTSEGDFHEALNIASVWDLPVIFCIENNGYGLSTPTREQYNCKNLVDRGVGYGMESYTINGNHIIEVYTKLKAIAEDIRENPRPVLIEFKTFRMRGHEEASGTKYVPEELMAEWAKKDPISNYEAFLLDEGILTPEKIEDLRTEIENQINDHLKLAFAETEVESEEAQELSDVYAPFREKAVESGKVVERIRLVDAISNGLRQSMEKHSNLVIMGQDVADYGGVFKITEGFVEAFGKERVRNTPICESGIVSTAMGLSINGMKAVVEMQFADFVSSGFNPVVNYLAKSHYRWGEKADVVIRMPCGGDVGAGPFHSQTNEAWFTKTPGLKVAYPAFPYDAKGLLATAVNDPNPVLFFEHKALYRSVYQNVPTDYYTLPFGKASVLKEGTDVSIVTYGAGVHWALATLEKQAHISADLIDLRTLAPLDMESVYTSVEKTGKLIILQEDSLFGGIASDISAMVTENRFTCLDAPIRRVASLETPIPFAKNLEDNYLPKSRFEKALQELLAY from the coding sequence ATGCATTATGCCAAGCATCAACTTACTGAAGAGACCTTGTTTAAGCTGTACAAAGACCTGTTGCGGCCGCGAATGATCGAAGAGAAAATGTTGGTCCTGTTACGACAGGGCAAGATTTCCAAATGGTTCAGCGGTATCGGTCAAGAAGCCATTTCCGTAGGGGTGGTGAACGCCTTGAACCGAGACGAGTATGTGTTGCCCATGCATAGAAACCTCGGGGTGTTTACCACTCGCGATATTCCCTTGCACCGCTTGTTTGCGCAATGGCAGGGTAAAATGAGCGGCTTTACCAAGGGGCGTGACCGGAGTTTTCACTTCGGGACCCAAGCGTACAAGATTATAGGGATGATCAGCCATCTTGGTCCGCAATTGGGCGTGGCCGATGGGATAGCCTTAGCGGCTAAGCTGCAACAAAAGAAAACCGTTACCGCGGTCTTTACCGGTGAGGGCGGTACGAGCGAGGGCGATTTTCACGAGGCCCTGAACATTGCCTCGGTATGGGACCTGCCCGTAATCTTCTGTATAGAGAACAATGGATACGGACTTTCCACCCCGACCCGTGAGCAATACAACTGCAAAAACCTAGTGGATAGGGGTGTGGGCTACGGAATGGAATCGTATACGATTAATGGCAACCACATTATAGAGGTGTATACCAAGCTAAAGGCCATCGCCGAAGATATTCGGGAAAACCCGCGCCCCGTATTGATCGAGTTCAAGACCTTTCGCATGCGTGGACACGAGGAGGCCAGTGGCACCAAATACGTGCCGGAGGAATTGATGGCGGAATGGGCAAAGAAGGATCCCATTTCAAATTACGAAGCCTTTCTTTTGGATGAGGGTATATTGACCCCCGAAAAAATTGAAGACCTACGTACCGAAATCGAAAATCAAATCAACGACCATTTAAAACTCGCCTTTGCGGAAACCGAGGTGGAATCGGAAGAAGCACAGGAACTTTCCGATGTCTATGCGCCTTTTAGGGAGAAAGCCGTCGAGTCGGGGAAGGTCGTTGAGCGGATTCGCTTGGTAGACGCCATTTCAAACGGGTTGCGACAGTCTATGGAAAAACACTCCAATCTGGTCATTATGGGGCAAGACGTAGCCGATTACGGAGGGGTCTTTAAGATTACCGAAGGGTTTGTGGAGGCTTTTGGGAAAGAACGCGTTCGGAATACCCCCATTTGTGAATCGGGGATTGTTTCAACGGCTATGGGACTTTCCATTAACGGCATGAAGGCCGTGGTCGAGATGCAGTTTGCCGATTTTGTAAGCAGTGGTTTTAATCCCGTGGTCAACTACTTGGCCAAATCGCATTACCGCTGGGGCGAAAAGGCCGACGTGGTCATTCGTATGCCCTGTGGGGGCGATGTGGGGGCGGGACCCTTCCATTCGCAGACGAACGAGGCCTGGTTTACCAAGACTCCGGGACTCAAAGTGGCGTATCCGGCTTTTCCCTATGACGCAAAAGGCTTGTTGGCCACCGCTGTAAACGACCCCAATCCCGTACTCTTCTTCGAACACAAGGCCTTATACCGCAGTGTATACCAAAATGTGCCGACGGATTATTATACGCTTCCCTTTGGAAAGGCGAGTGTCTTAAAGGAAGGTACGGACGTAAGCATCGTTACTTATGGTGCGGGTGTGCATTGGGCCTTGGCCACTCTGGAAAAGCAAGCCCACATCAGTGCCGATCTGATCGATCTAAGAACCTTGGCGCCCTTGGATATGGAATCGGTATACACCTCGGTAGAGAAAACCGGAAAACTTATCATTCTTCAAGAAGACAGCCTGTTCGGGGGTATAGCCAGCGATATTTCGGCCATGGTCACCGAAAACCGCTTCACCTGTTTAGATGCGCCGATCAGGCGCGTGGCGAGCTTGGAAACGCCGATTCCCTTCGCTAAAAACCTAGAGGACAATTATTTGCCGAAATCCCGGTTTGAAAAGGCGCTACAAGAACTTCTGGCGTATTGA
- a CDS encoding DUF1835 domain-containing protein has protein sequence MSSLLHITNGDSFTERLKSLKLKGDIITWREMLCEGKTLTNVGSEPFWKARFEFLNKNYKVSKSWFIEKTLKEYRSLCNHKQQDEIVLWFEYDLFCQINMIAVLSWLKINRKYAQISLVCSGKEDNSNKMYTLNELNDEQLLKLYENKIELSQDDIEYADYVWQLYCSDNPIRLENLTDYGEFQFNYLSDAIHSHLHRFPSIKNGLNEMENSILQLAVEKKPKSKGAFVTEIMENQKFLGFTDNQFDRALGRLKPLFTSFNPVRLSKKGKEILENKTSYYSCIQDNDVYLGGALKYNFLYNTEANRILKL, from the coding sequence ATGAGTTCCCTTTTGCACATCACCAACGGAGATAGCTTTACGGAAAGACTTAAATCATTAAAACTTAAGGGGGACATCATCACATGGCGTGAGATGCTCTGCGAAGGAAAAACGCTGACCAATGTGGGAAGCGAACCTTTCTGGAAAGCCCGTTTTGAGTTTTTGAACAAGAACTATAAAGTTTCAAAATCTTGGTTTATAGAGAAAACCTTAAAGGAATATCGTTCCCTCTGTAATCACAAGCAACAAGATGAAATTGTTCTTTGGTTTGAGTATGACCTTTTTTGTCAGATCAATATGATCGCCGTACTAAGCTGGCTAAAGATCAACCGCAAGTATGCCCAGATTTCACTGGTCTGCAGCGGAAAGGAAGACAACTCCAACAAAATGTACACCCTCAACGAGCTGAACGACGAGCAGCTGTTGAAACTATACGAAAACAAAATAGAATTAAGTCAAGACGATATAGAGTATGCCGATTACGTATGGCAACTGTATTGTAGCGACAACCCCATCCGCCTTGAAAACCTTACCGATTACGGTGAGTTTCAGTTCAACTACCTTTCCGACGCCATACATTCGCACCTGCACCGTTTCCCAAGTATCAAAAACGGCCTGAACGAAATGGAAAACAGCATTTTACAACTGGCAGTGGAAAAGAAACCGAAATCAAAAGGCGCCTTTGTTACCGAAATCATGGAAAACCAAAAATTCCTAGGTTTCACCGATAACCAGTTCGATAGGGCCTTGGGGCGCTTAAAACCCTTGTTCACTAGCTTTAACCCGGTGCGATTATCGAAAAAAGGAAAGGAAATCCTCGAAAACAAGACCAGCTACTACTCGTGCATCCAAGATAACGACGTGTATTTAGGCGGGGCCCTCAAGTACAACTTTCTATACAATACCGAGGCCAATAGGATCTTAAAACTCTAA
- a CDS encoding substrate-binding domain-containing protein — MKKVRIIGVPEHFNLPWHMAMEEGAFEERGIDLEWTDVPEGTGKMCQMLQNQETELAIILTEGLVKSITEGNPTKIVQEYISSPLQWGIHVGAKSPYKSIADLKDTKAAISRLGSGSHLMAFVNAKNEGWATDSLSFEIINNLDGAVTALTEGRADYFMWEHFTTKPIVDQGLFRRLGDCPTPWPCFVVAVTQKFIDEEAATLNHILEVINNYTLEFKEIPSIDRTLANRYGQQLEDIKEWLKITRWGQIQTNPQTIEKVVDTLFDLKLIDKKLKPDEILQTFSN; from the coding sequence ATGAAGAAAGTGAGAATCATAGGCGTTCCCGAACATTTCAACCTTCCCTGGCATATGGCCATGGAAGAAGGGGCTTTTGAAGAAAGAGGTATAGACCTTGAATGGACCGATGTGCCCGAAGGAACGGGTAAAATGTGCCAAATGCTCCAAAACCAGGAAACCGAACTGGCCATTATCTTGACCGAAGGCCTTGTAAAAAGTATTACCGAAGGGAATCCCACTAAAATTGTTCAAGAATACATTTCCTCCCCCCTACAATGGGGCATTCACGTAGGCGCCAAAAGTCCATATAAGTCCATAGCCGACCTCAAGGACACCAAGGCCGCCATTAGCCGACTGGGTAGCGGAAGTCACTTAATGGCCTTTGTAAATGCCAAAAACGAAGGATGGGCGACCGACTCCCTCTCCTTTGAAATCATAAACAACCTTGACGGGGCCGTTACCGCCCTGACAGAAGGCCGGGCGGACTATTTTATGTGGGAACACTTTACGACCAAACCTATAGTAGACCAAGGGCTTTTTAGACGCCTGGGCGACTGCCCTACCCCATGGCCCTGTTTCGTGGTAGCCGTTACACAGAAATTTATAGACGAAGAGGCAGCTACCCTAAACCATATTTTGGAGGTTATCAACAACTACACTTTGGAGTTCAAGGAGATACCGAGTATCGACCGCACCCTGGCCAATAGGTACGGCCAACAACTTGAAGATATTAAGGAATGGTTAAAAATAACCCGCTGGGGACAGATTCAAACAAACCCACAAACCATTGAAAAGGTGGTAGATACCCTATTTGACCTAAAGTTAATCGACAAAAAGTTGAAACCGGACGAAATTTTACAAACTTTTAGCAATTGA